A genomic region of Magnolia sinica isolate HGM2019 chromosome 6, MsV1, whole genome shotgun sequence contains the following coding sequences:
- the LOC131249679 gene encoding uncharacterized protein LOC131249679 produces MQKDRAIAYASRQLRKHEENYPTHDLELAAVAFAVKIWRHYLYDALSRKKTIEFAALLMVREWDMVKFVRDFDMKLTVEEPYEFIAHIQAQPMIDSRIIEAQASDELLRKMREGARNDEKSEWRVGIDRGLRYRRRLCVPNLQGLREEVLNAAHNSKLAMHPGSTKMYRDLKRTYW; encoded by the exons ATGCAAAAAGACAGGGCAATTGCGTATGCGTCTCGACAGTTAAGGAAGCATgaagagaactaccctacacatgacctcgaGCTTGCGGCGGTAGCTTTCGCAGTGAAgatatggaggcactatctctatg ACGCCTTAAGTCGCAAGAAGACAATTGAATTTGCGGCCCTGttaatggtgagagagtgggacatggtgaAGTTCGTTCGGGACTTCGACATGAAGCTGACAGTGGAGGAACCTTACGAGTTCATAGCCCACATTCAAGCCCAACCAATGATTGACAGTAGAATCATTGAAGCCCAGGCGAGCGATGAGCTATTGAGGAAGATGAGGGAAGGGGCAAGGAATGACGAGaagtctgaatggagagttggcatTGACAGGGGATTGCGGTACCGACGCCGCCTTTGTGTTCCAAACCTCCAGGGATTGCGAGAAGAAGTTTTAAATGCCGCCCACAATtccaagttggcgatgcatcctggtagtacaaagatgtaccgggACCTAAAGCGAACCTATTGGTAG